The following are encoded in a window of Sminthopsis crassicaudata isolate SCR6 chromosome 3, ASM4859323v1, whole genome shotgun sequence genomic DNA:
- the NECTIN3 gene encoding nectin-3 isoform X1, whose protein sequence is MARTSGPALPYPGGGKAQLSSASPPGAQLLRLPPPLLLLLLFPLFFFSRFCGALAGPIIVEPYVTAVWGKNVSLKCIIEVNETITQVSWEKIQGKSSQTVAVHHPQYGFSVQEAYQGRVLFKNHSLNDATIILRNIDFSDSGEYICKAVTFPLGNAQSTTSVTVLVEPTVSLKKGPYPLIDGGNETVAAICTAATGKPIAQITWEGDLGEMESTVTSFPNETVTVVSQYKLIPTKFARGRRITCVVKHPALEKEIRYSFMLDIQYAPEVSVTGYDGNWFVGRMNVNLKCNADANPPPSQSKWSRLDGQWPDGLETSENTLYFINPLTYNYSGVYICKVTNSLGQRSAQKIIYILDPPTTTTLPPTVQWRFSTVEFEDVNAPPKKLPFPLSTLATIKDGTIGTIIGGAVGGALFLILVSVLVGIFFYRRRRTFRGDYFAKNYIPPSDMQKESQIDVLHQDELDSYPDSVKKENKHPVNNLISKDYLEEPEKSQWNNVDNLNRFERPMDYYEDIKMGMKFVGDESYDDNEDDLVSHVDGSVISRREWYV, encoded by the exons gTGCCTTAGCTGGACCAATTATTGTGGAACCGTATGTCACAGCAGTGTGGGGGAAGAATGTttcattgaagtgtataattgaAGTAAATGAAACTATAACACAAGTTTCCTGGGAGAAGATTCAAGGCAAAAGTTCACAGACTGTGGCAGTTCATCATCCTCAATATGGATTCTCTGTTCAGGAGGCCTATCAGGGGAGAGTCTTATTTAAAAACCATTCACTTAATGATGCAACAATTATTCTCCGAAATATAGACTTCTCAGATTCTGgagaatatatatgtaaagcaGTTACATTCCCATTAGGAAATGCACAGTCAACTACAAGTGTAACTGTACTGG TTGAACCCACTGTGAGCTTAAAAAAGGGACCATATCCTTTAATTGATGGTGGAAATGAAACAGTAGCAGCCATTTGTACAGCAGCCACCGGAAAACCAATTGCACAGATTACTTGGGAAGGTGATCTTGGTGAAATGGAATCCACTGTAACTTCTTTTCCAAATGAGACTGTAACAGTTGTAAGCCAATATAAACTTATACCAACCAAATTTGCCCGAGGAAGACGTATTACTTGTGTTGTGAAGCATCCtgcattagaaaaggaaattcgATATTCTTTTATGCTGGATATACAGT atgccCCTGAAGTTTCAGTCACAGGGTATGACGGAAATTGGTTTGTTGGAAGAATGAATGTTAATCTCAAATGTAATGCAGATGCAAATCCACCACCTTCACAGTCTAAATGGAGCAG ATTGGATGGACAGTGGCCTGACGGTTTAGAGACTTCAGAGAATACTCTGTATTTTATCAATCCACTGACTTACAATTACTCCGGGGTTTATATCTGTAAGGTTACAAATTCGCTTGGCCAACGAAGTGCCCAAAAAATCATCTACATATTAG ATCCTCCTACTACTACCACCCTACCACCTACAGTTCAGTGGCGTTTCTCAACAGTTGAATTTGAAGATGTAAATGCACCACCTAAAAAATTGCCTTTCCCATTATCAACTTTGGCAACAATTAAGGATGGCACAATTGGCACCATCATCGGTGGTGCAGTGGGTGGGGCTCTCTTCTTGATACTTGTAAGTGTCTTGGTTGGAATATTCTTCTATAGGAGAAGACGGACGTTCCGTGGTGACTACTTTGCAAAAAACTACATTCCACCATCAGATATGCAAAAAGAATCGCAAATTGATGTTCTTCATCAAGATGAGCTTGATTCTTACCCTGACagtgtaaaaaaagaaaataaacatccAGTTAACAATCTGATATCTAAAGACTACCTAGAAGAACCTGAAAAATCTCAGTGGAACAATGTAGACAATCTGAACAGGTTTGAAAGACCAATGGATTATTATGAAGATATAAAAATGGGAATGAAGTTCGTTGGTGATGAAAGTTATGATGACAACGAAGATGACTTAGTTTCACATGTAGATGGTTCAGTAATTTCCAGGAGGGAGTGGTATGTTTAG